The following are encoded in a window of Actinomyces oris genomic DNA:
- a CDS encoding acyl-CoA carboxylase subunit beta produces the protein MADSVATTAFRQRIARVDREAEERAAARQHAKGKRTARERINDLLDDSTFLEIGRYSGSGAGDKARPSGVVTGFGQIDGRQVAIYSQDFSVSGGALGTIEGDKIVRLLDDALRLRIPVIGLIDSGGAKIQEGVGALRQYGRIFNRTCAASGLVPQISVILGPCAGGAVYSPALTDFVIATRQASHMFVTGPDVVRATTGEQISAEDLGGAQIHGSVSGVVHYVADDEEDALGQVRTFLAYLPSSSEVSAPLYAYDDADAQADAEAARSVGEIVPASTRQAYDVVEVVSAVVDHGELVQVQEEFAPNVVVGFACFEGHPVGIVANQPLVDAGTLDVDASEKLARFVRFCDAFGLPVVTFVDVPGYRPGAEQEHAGIIRRGAKVINAYATATVPLVTIVLRKAYGGAYIVMGSKAIGADLNFCWPGAEIAVLGAAGAVGIIHRRDLAKVRDEQGEEAAAAEHERLVAEYTDAVINPDKAVAIGEIDAVIAPEETRNVIVDSLAALRAKNDARPESPKKHDNIPL, from the coding sequence ATGGCCGACTCGGTCGCCACCACTGCCTTCCGCCAGCGCATCGCCCGCGTCGATCGGGAGGCCGAGGAGCGAGCCGCCGCCCGCCAGCACGCCAAGGGCAAGCGCACCGCCCGCGAGCGCATCAACGACCTGCTCGACGACTCCACCTTCCTGGAGATCGGCCGCTACTCCGGTTCGGGCGCCGGCGACAAGGCCCGCCCCTCGGGCGTCGTCACCGGCTTCGGCCAGATCGACGGCCGCCAGGTGGCCATCTACTCCCAGGACTTCTCCGTCTCCGGCGGCGCCCTGGGCACCATCGAGGGGGACAAGATCGTCCGCCTCCTGGACGACGCCCTGCGCCTACGCATCCCCGTCATCGGACTCATCGACTCCGGCGGCGCCAAGATCCAGGAGGGCGTGGGAGCCCTGCGCCAGTACGGGCGCATCTTCAACCGCACCTGCGCCGCCTCCGGACTGGTCCCGCAGATCAGCGTCATCCTGGGGCCCTGTGCCGGCGGCGCCGTCTACAGCCCGGCCCTGACCGACTTCGTCATCGCCACCCGCCAGGCCTCCCACATGTTCGTCACCGGCCCCGACGTCGTACGCGCCACAACCGGTGAGCAGATCAGCGCCGAGGACCTCGGCGGTGCGCAGATCCACGGTTCCGTCTCCGGCGTCGTCCACTACGTGGCCGACGACGAGGAGGACGCGTTGGGGCAGGTCCGCACCTTCCTGGCCTACCTGCCCTCCTCATCCGAGGTCAGCGCTCCCCTGTACGCCTACGACGACGCCGACGCCCAGGCCGACGCCGAGGCCGCCCGCAGCGTCGGCGAGATCGTCCCGGCCTCCACCCGGCAGGCCTACGACGTCGTCGAGGTGGTCTCAGCCGTCGTCGACCACGGCGAGCTCGTCCAGGTCCAGGAGGAGTTCGCTCCCAACGTCGTGGTCGGCTTCGCCTGCTTCGAGGGCCACCCGGTGGGGATCGTCGCCAACCAGCCGCTGGTGGACGCCGGCACCCTGGATGTCGACGCCTCCGAGAAGCTCGCCCGCTTCGTGCGTTTCTGCGACGCCTTCGGGCTGCCAGTGGTCACCTTCGTCGACGTCCCCGGCTACCGTCCCGGAGCCGAGCAGGAGCACGCCGGCATCATTCGCCGCGGTGCCAAGGTCATCAACGCCTACGCCACCGCCACCGTGCCGCTGGTGACGATCGTCCTGCGCAAGGCCTATGGCGGCGCCTACATCGTCATGGGCTCCAAGGCCATCGGCGCCGACCTCAACTTCTGCTGGCCGGGAGCCGAGATCGCCGTCCTGGGCGCTGCCGGAGCCGTCGGCATCATTCACCGTCGCGACCTGGCCAAGGTTCGTGACGAGCAGGGGGAGGAGGCCGCGGCCGCCGAGCACGAGCGGCTCGTGGCCGAGTACACCGACGCCGTCATCAACCCCGACAAGGCCGTGGCCATCGGTGAGATCGACGCCGTCATCGCCCCCGAGGAGACCCGCAACGTCATCGTCGACTCCCTGGCCGCGCTGCGCGCCAAGAACGACGCCCGCCCCGAGTCCCCCAAGAAGCATGACAACATCCCCCTCTGA
- a CDS encoding acetyl/propionyl/methylcrotonyl-CoA carboxylase subunit alpha has product MTLSRILIANRGEIALRIVRTARDLGATSILPYTPEDLMSPAAELADESYALPEGSSYTDAAALLEMARATGADAIHPGYGFLSEDADFARSIIDAGITWVGPSPEAMDALGDKMSARATAERAQVAPVPGITDSVTDAETVIAFAATHGYPVALKRTDGGGGRGITVLNNDDEVRTTPAFESAAQGGGTLILERFVTAARHVETQCARDSHGGFAVVSTRDCSLQRRNQKLLEEAPAPFLPEGVHDRLVATSRRLLETVDYVGVATCEFLLTPEGDVWFLEVNPRLQVEHCVTEEVTGTDLVEVQLRIAQGGHLGQVNEPRGHSLELRITCEDPSRGLAPSTGAITRLRWPAGPGVRIESGVTEGDVVTPLFDPMLAKIIITGASREQAIARARRALRETVVEGVTVCTALHSEVLTRPDFTAPDEAGRLAVTTRWIEKEVLPDLDDAAATSQTDGSAETVANPRTRSSYIIELNGRRMQLTLPDGILAPSNPARGFSARSNRAQPLRGRSGATRSPRGTAPGETGNAGGEPGVIAAPMQAIVTRICVEPGQRVCQGDLLVVLESMKMENYVHAPSDGTISEIPVSAGRTVSAGDVLVRMSTPENNSEEA; this is encoded by the coding sequence GTGACCCTCTCGCGTATCCTCATCGCCAACCGTGGCGAGATCGCACTGCGTATCGTGCGAACCGCCCGCGATCTCGGAGCGACGTCGATCCTTCCGTACACGCCCGAGGACCTGATGAGCCCTGCCGCAGAGCTCGCCGATGAGTCCTACGCACTGCCCGAGGGGTCGTCCTACACTGATGCGGCGGCGCTCCTCGAGATGGCCCGTGCCACCGGCGCAGACGCCATCCACCCCGGTTACGGGTTCCTGTCCGAGGACGCCGACTTCGCCCGCTCCATCATCGATGCCGGCATCACCTGGGTCGGGCCCTCGCCTGAGGCCATGGATGCCCTCGGGGACAAGATGAGTGCCCGAGCCACCGCCGAGCGGGCCCAGGTCGCCCCGGTGCCCGGCATCACCGACTCGGTCACCGACGCGGAGACCGTCATCGCCTTCGCCGCAACCCACGGCTACCCGGTCGCACTGAAGCGCACTGACGGCGGTGGTGGACGCGGCATCACTGTCCTGAACAACGACGACGAGGTCAGGACCACCCCGGCCTTCGAGTCCGCGGCGCAGGGCGGCGGGACCCTCATCCTGGAGCGGTTCGTCACAGCCGCACGCCATGTCGAGACCCAGTGCGCTCGCGACAGCCACGGCGGTTTCGCCGTCGTGTCCACCCGCGACTGCTCACTGCAGCGACGCAACCAGAAGCTCCTCGAGGAGGCTCCCGCGCCCTTCCTGCCCGAGGGTGTTCACGACCGTCTCGTCGCGACCTCCCGTCGCCTCCTGGAGACGGTCGACTACGTCGGGGTGGCCACCTGCGAGTTCCTCCTGACCCCCGAGGGCGATGTCTGGTTCCTCGAGGTCAACCCCCGTCTTCAGGTAGAGCACTGCGTCACCGAGGAGGTCACCGGCACCGACCTGGTCGAGGTCCAACTGCGCATCGCCCAGGGCGGACACCTCGGACAGGTCAACGAGCCCCGCGGCCACAGCCTCGAACTGCGCATCACCTGTGAGGACCCCTCCCGGGGACTGGCCCCCTCCACCGGTGCCATCACCCGCCTGCGCTGGCCGGCCGGCCCCGGGGTCCGCATCGAGTCCGGAGTCACCGAGGGCGACGTCGTCACCCCCTTGTTCGACCCGATGCTCGCCAAGATCATCATCACCGGCGCCAGCCGGGAACAGGCCATCGCCCGAGCCCGACGAGCCCTGCGAGAGACGGTGGTCGAAGGCGTCACCGTGTGCACCGCCCTGCACTCCGAGGTCCTGACCCGCCCCGACTTCACCGCCCCCGACGAGGCCGGGCGGCTGGCCGTGACCACGAGGTGGATCGAGAAGGAGGTGCTTCCCGATCTTGACGACGCCGCGGCGACGTCGCAGACCGACGGTTCGGCGGAGACGGTCGCCAACCCGCGCACCCGCTCCAGCTACATCATCGAGCTCAACGGCCGCCGCATGCAGCTGACCCTGCCCGACGGAATCCTCGCCCCCTCCAACCCGGCACGAGGCTTCAGCGCCCGCAGCAACCGGGCCCAGCCCCTGCGTGGCCGTTCTGGCGCGACCCGCTCACCTCGAGGCACAGCCCCCGGTGAGACCGGGAACGCCGGCGGTGAGCCCGGCGTCATCGCTGCGCCCATGCAGGCCATCGTCACCCGTATCTGCGTGGAGCCGGGCCAACGGGTCTGCCAGGGCGACCTGCTCGTGGTCCTGGAGTCCATGAAGATGGAGAACTACGTCCACGCACCCAGTGACGGCACCATCTCGGAGATCCCCGTCAGCGCCGGTCGCACCGTCTCGGCAGGGGATGTCCTGGTGCGCATGAGCACCCCCGAGAACAACTCCGAGGAGGCCTGA